The following is a genomic window from Deltaproteobacteria bacterium.
AATAAATAATTGTTGATAAGGCAGCGCCCGTCATGAAAGATTCCTCTCTTTTCACGAGCGGGCTATCATGAAAGGTTGCCCCTGAAAGGTCGTCGTAACGGGCAAAAAAACCGAACCACCAGCCCTTGTAGCGGTGGCCCGTGGAAATGGTGAAACGGGTTCCGCTGTATCCCCCTTTTGCATCATAGGCGGGGCGGGTGGCGGTGGCAAATTTGGGATCCACTTCATAGACGTAGTCATGGAAGGCTTCGCCGGCCCAGATAGGGCCTATGGAAAAATCGGTATCCCATTTGTGATCTGCATGCGCCTGCAGGTAGGGTGAAAATACAAAGCCGACGGATCTTGTATCCCTAAGGTCGCTGGCTATTGCCATGCGCAGAGGGAAGGAGGCTCTGAGCCAGAAATGCCCCTTCTTTGACTTAAAAAGCACGACCTGCACACGGGACCCAGCTCGACAACG
Proteins encoded in this region:
- a CDS encoding MipA/OmpV family protein, encoding RCRAGSRVQVVLFKSKKGHFWLRASFPLRMAIASDLRDTRSVGFVFSPYLQAHADHKWDTDFSIGPIWAGEAFHDYVYEVDPKFATATRPAYDAKGGYSGTRFTISTGHRYKGWWFGFFARYDDLSGATFHDSPLVKREESFMTGAALSTIIYSEKLQ